The Etheostoma cragini isolate CJK2018 chromosome 5, CSU_Ecrag_1.0, whole genome shotgun sequence genome contains a region encoding:
- the ptar1 gene encoding protein prenyltransferase alpha subunit repeat-containing protein 1 → MAESEEEVDVLVQRVVKDITNAFKRNPNIDEIGVIPCPEARYNRSPIVLVENKLGVESWCVKFLLPYVHNKLLLYRQRKHWVEREALADITCTLLLLNPDFTTAWNVRKELLQCGVLNPEKDLYLGKLALTKFPKSPETWIHRRWVLQQILRQCSALGPNHQPGEAEQADAERSQELSDNLARTLHQEMKVCSDAACRYPSNYNAWSHRIWVLQHMAKGNVKVLHDELSSMRLWVSMHVSDHSGFHYRQFLLKELITELSQTPASTPPSSPQPSPAPGTSLPPPSQGPANGELSGAEAAAEEDRQLLQLFHQEVELCSDLIQSFPGHETLWSHRRHVFYLWHHWRREHQHHCSSNGGRASARLNNSGPSLAGVGAQSCAGRGESVNGQGHASDAMEVDGASLPDPRDSKRLKRGILLPGPPALLPSPPALPSEHSFVSGVLDSCGNPEQRRFALAYRKWLDTVVDQQP, encoded by the exons TGATGAGATTGGTGTGATCCCGTGTCCAGAGGCCCGCTACAACCGCAGTCCCATTGTGTTGGTGGAGAACAAGCTGGGTGTCGAGAGCTGGTGTGTCAAGTTCCTGCTGCCCTATGTCCACAACAAGCTTCTGCTCTACCGCCAGCGCAAACACTGGGTGGAGAGGGAAG CTTTAGCGGATATCACCTGTACTCTGTTGCTGCTTAACCCGGACTTCACCACTGCATGGAATGTCAG GAAGGAGCTACTGCAGTGCGGAGTTCTTAACCCAGAGAAGGACCTCTACCTGGGCAAGCTGGCCCTCACCAAATTCCCCAAGAGCCCTGAGACGTGGATACACCG ACGCTGGGTGCTGCAGCAGATCCTGCGTCAGTGCTCTGCTCTGGGCCCGAACCATCAGCCGGGTGAAGCGGAGCAGGCCGATGCCGAGCGGAGCCAGGAGCTCAGTGACAATCTGGCCAGGACGCTCCATCAAGAAATGAAGGTGTGTTCTGACGCTGCCTGCCGCTATCCCAGCAACTACAACGCCTGGTCCCACCGCATCTGGGTGCTGCAGCACATGGCCAAGGGCAACGTCAAG GTGTTACATGATGAGCTGTCGTCGATGCGCCTCTGGGTGTCCATGCATGTGTCCGACCACAGCGGCTTCCACTACCGCCAGTTCCTGCTTAAGGAGCTGATCACGGAGCTCTCCCAGACTCCAGCTTCCACCCCCCCCAGTTCGCCCCAGCCCAGCCCAGCCCCCGGCACCAGCCTCCCCCCTCCCAGCCAGGGCCCGGCCAACGGGGAGCTGTCGGGGGCGGAGGCCGCAGCAGAGGAGGACAGGCAGCTACTTCAACTCTTCCACCAAGAGGTGGAGCTGTGCTCAGACCTGATCCAGTCCTTCCCTGGTCACGAGACCCTCTGGAGTCACAG GCGGCACGTCTTCTACCTGTGGCACCACTGGAGGAGGGAGCACCAGCATCACTGCAGCAGCAATGGAGGCAGAGCGTCGGCCCGCCTTAACAACAGTGGCCCCTCGCTGGCCGGGGTCGGCGCTCAAAGCTGCGCCGGCAGGGGGGAGAGTGTGAACGGGCAGGGGCATGCTAGTGACGCTATGGAGGTGGACGGGGCGTCCTTGCCCGACCCGCGGGACAGCAAGCGACTAAAGAGAGGCATCCTGCTGCCAGGCCCCCCCGCCCTGCTGCCCAGCCCCCCCGCCCTGCCCTCTGAGCACAGCTTTGTGAGCGGTGTCCTGGACAGCTGTGGGAACCCCGAGCAGAGACGTTTCGCCCTGGCATACAGGAAGTGGTTAGACACTGTCGTTGATCAGCAGCCTTGA